From a region of the Bradyrhizobium diazoefficiens genome:
- a CDS encoding circularly permuted type 2 ATP-grasp protein, which yields MAVAFDEMNIPGGELRPAYEVLARWLKETPAEALAYRHQEAELLFRRIGITFAVYGEAESTERLIPFDVIPRIMSGKEWALLEKGLKQRVRALNMFLRDIYHGRDILRAEIVPDDLIFQNPVFRPEMNGQQVPHDVYVHIAGIDIVRVDAEDFIVLEDNARTPSGVSYMLENREIMMRLFPDLFARHKVAPVERYPDELLAALRSVAPQSASGEPTVALLTPGVYNSAYYEHSFLADKLGIELVEGRDLIVKNNEVFMRTTEGLKRVDVIYRRVDDDFLDPLTFRPDSVLGVPGLMSAYAAGNITLANAVGTGIADDKAIYSYMPDIVKFYLGEEPILKNVPTWRCREPKDLAYVLDNLGELVVKEVHGSGGYGMLIGPAATRATIEAFREKLKRDPEGFIAQPTLALSTCPTCTASGLAPRHVDLRPFVLTGSKHTTIVPGGLTRVALKEGSLVVNSSQGGGTKDTWILDE from the coding sequence ATGGCAGTCGCATTTGATGAAATGAACATTCCCGGCGGCGAGCTTCGCCCCGCCTATGAGGTGCTGGCGCGCTGGCTCAAGGAGACGCCTGCCGAGGCGCTCGCATATCGCCATCAGGAGGCCGAGCTGCTGTTCCGGCGGATCGGCATTACGTTCGCGGTCTATGGCGAGGCCGAGTCCACCGAGCGCCTGATCCCCTTCGACGTGATCCCGCGGATCATGTCCGGCAAGGAATGGGCGCTGCTGGAAAAGGGCCTGAAGCAGCGCGTGCGCGCGCTCAACATGTTCCTGCGCGACATCTATCACGGCCGCGACATCCTGCGCGCCGAAATCGTGCCGGACGATCTGATCTTCCAAAACCCGGTGTTCCGGCCCGAAATGAACGGCCAGCAGGTCCCACACGACGTCTATGTGCACATTGCCGGCATCGACATTGTCCGGGTTGACGCCGAGGACTTCATCGTGCTGGAGGACAATGCCCGCACGCCATCGGGCGTGTCCTACATGCTGGAAAACCGCGAGATCATGATGCGGCTGTTTCCGGATCTGTTCGCCCGCCACAAGGTGGCGCCGGTCGAGCGTTATCCGGACGAGCTGCTTGCCGCGCTCCGCTCGGTCGCGCCGCAGAGCGCATCTGGCGAACCGACGGTCGCCCTGCTCACGCCCGGCGTCTACAACTCGGCCTATTACGAGCACTCCTTCCTCGCCGACAAGCTCGGCATCGAGCTGGTCGAGGGCCGCGATCTCATCGTCAAGAACAACGAAGTGTTCATGCGAACGACGGAAGGACTGAAGCGGGTCGACGTCATCTATCGCCGCGTCGACGACGACTTCCTCGATCCCCTCACCTTCCGCCCCGATTCCGTGCTCGGCGTACCCGGACTGATGTCGGCCTATGCGGCCGGCAACATCACGCTCGCCAACGCCGTCGGCACCGGCATCGCCGATGACAAGGCGATCTACTCCTACATGCCGGACATCGTGAAATTCTATCTCGGCGAGGAGCCGATCCTGAAGAACGTGCCGACCTGGCGCTGCCGCGAGCCGAAGGATCTCGCCTATGTGCTGGACAACCTCGGCGAGCTCGTCGTGAAGGAGGTTCACGGCTCCGGCGGCTACGGCATGCTGATCGGCCCCGCTGCGACGAGAGCGACGATCGAAGCGTTCCGCGAGAAGCTCAAGCGCGACCCGGAAGGATTCATCGCGCAACCGACGCTGGCGCTCTCGACCTGCCCGACCTGCACGGCATCGGGCCTCGCCCCCCGCCACGTCGATCTGCGGCCCTTCGTGCTGACCGGCAGCAAGCACACCACCATCGTGCCGGGCGGGCTGACACGTGTTGCGCTGAAGGAAGGCTCCCTGGTGGTGAATTCGAGCCAGGGCGGCGGCACCAAAGACACCTGGATCCTGGACGAGTAG
- a CDS encoding crotonase/enoyl-CoA hydratase family protein, with translation MAYETIKYEVAEQILTVTLNRPDKLNAFNAQMQAELIDAFDAADKDDNIRAIIVTGAGRGFCAGADLSSGADTFDRDARRGPVKRFADGKVDYSDPQVRDGGGQVTLRIFKCLKPVIAAVNGPAVGIGVTMQLAMDIRIASDAARFGFVFSQRGIVPEAASSWFLPRIVGISQALEWCYSGRVFPAQEALAGRLVSKVVAPDDLLPTARALAKEFCAKTAPVSVALIRQMMWRMMGADDPMEAHKIDSRGIYARGRSDDVKEGVVSFLEKRPAQFKNKVSTDMPDYFPWWTEREYK, from the coding sequence ATGGCGTATGAGACGATCAAATACGAGGTCGCCGAGCAGATCCTCACCGTCACGCTGAACCGGCCCGACAAGCTCAACGCCTTCAACGCGCAAATGCAGGCAGAGTTGATCGATGCGTTCGACGCCGCCGACAAGGACGACAATATCCGCGCCATCATCGTCACCGGTGCCGGTCGCGGCTTTTGCGCGGGCGCCGATCTTTCGTCCGGTGCGGATACGTTCGATCGCGATGCGCGACGCGGACCGGTGAAACGCTTCGCCGACGGCAAGGTCGACTACAGCGATCCCCAGGTGCGCGACGGCGGCGGCCAGGTGACGTTGCGCATCTTCAAGTGCCTGAAGCCGGTGATCGCCGCGGTGAACGGCCCTGCCGTCGGCATCGGCGTCACCATGCAGCTCGCGATGGACATCCGCATTGCCTCGGACGCCGCGCGGTTCGGCTTCGTGTTCTCCCAGCGCGGCATCGTGCCGGAGGCGGCCTCGAGCTGGTTCCTGCCGCGCATCGTCGGCATCTCGCAGGCGCTGGAATGGTGCTATTCGGGCCGCGTCTTCCCGGCTCAGGAAGCCCTCGCCGGCCGTCTCGTCAGCAAGGTGGTGGCGCCGGATGATCTTCTGCCGACCGCTCGCGCGCTCGCCAAGGAATTCTGTGCCAAGACCGCGCCGGTGTCGGTGGCGCTGATCCGCCAGATGATGTGGCGCATGATGGGTGCAGACGATCCCATGGAAGCCCACAAGATCGACAGCCGCGGCATCTACGCCCGCGGCCGCTCCGACGACGTGAAGGAAGGCGTGGTGTCGTTCCTGGAAAAGCGACCTGCGCAGTTCAAGAACAAGGTCTCCACGGACATGCCAGACTATTTCCCGTGGTGGACCGAGCGGGAATATAAGTAA
- a CDS encoding NADPH:quinone oxidoreductase family protein, with product MVRAVVCRVLGPPEALRLEEFPSRALKPGEVRVAVRAAGLNFPDVLMAAGQYQLKPDLPFTPGMEAAGDVVEIGTEARGVAVGDKVIVKMRHGAFADQVVVTPSQLTPMPSTFDYAEAATYLAAHGTAYHALIDRGRIEPGEVLLVHGAGGGVGLAAVEIGKMLGATVIATASSDEKLAIARARGADHLVRYDREPFRDAVKRITDGRGADVVFDPVGGQVFEDSMRCIAWGARLLVIGFTGGIGSAKTNLLLIKGASVLGVRAGEAVRKNPALGQVRLKALLQWAEEGKLRPNVSHRLPLEDYAKAMRLLIDRKAIGRVALMME from the coding sequence ATGGTGCGCGCTGTCGTCTGCCGCGTGCTCGGCCCGCCCGAAGCGTTGCGGCTGGAGGAGTTTCCGTCGCGCGCCCTGAAGCCGGGCGAGGTGCGCGTCGCGGTCCGGGCCGCCGGGCTGAATTTTCCTGATGTGCTGATGGCCGCCGGTCAATATCAGCTCAAGCCGGACCTGCCGTTCACGCCCGGCATGGAAGCCGCCGGTGACGTCGTCGAGATCGGTACCGAGGCGAGAGGCGTTGCTGTCGGCGACAAGGTCATCGTCAAGATGCGCCACGGCGCGTTTGCGGACCAAGTCGTCGTCACACCGTCGCAGCTCACACCGATGCCGTCGACTTTCGACTACGCGGAAGCTGCGACCTATCTTGCCGCGCACGGCACGGCCTATCACGCGCTGATCGATCGCGGCCGAATCGAGCCCGGCGAAGTGCTGCTGGTGCATGGCGCCGGCGGCGGCGTCGGCCTTGCGGCCGTCGAGATCGGCAAGATGCTGGGCGCGACCGTGATCGCGACCGCCTCCAGCGACGAGAAACTCGCCATCGCCAGGGCGCGCGGCGCCGATCATCTCGTTCGTTATGACCGCGAACCGTTTCGCGATGCCGTCAAGCGCATTACCGATGGTCGCGGTGCGGACGTCGTATTCGATCCCGTCGGCGGCCAGGTCTTTGAAGATTCGATGCGCTGCATCGCCTGGGGCGCGCGGCTGCTGGTGATCGGATTCACGGGCGGGATCGGTTCGGCCAAGACCAATCTGCTGCTGATCAAGGGCGCCAGCGTGCTTGGTGTGCGTGCCGGTGAAGCGGTGCGGAAGAATCCGGCGCTCGGCCAGGTGCGGCTGAAGGCGCTGCTGCAATGGGCGGAGGAGGGCAAGCTGCGCCCCAACGTCTCGCACCGCCTGCCGCTGGAAGATTACGCGAAGGCGATGCGACTCTTGATCGACCGCAAGGCGATCGGACGTGTGGCGCTGATGATGGAGTAA
- a CDS encoding 2-hydroxychromene-2-carboxylate isomerase has protein sequence MIEFFFDCSSPWTYLAFHNIQPLAKELGAEIVWRPILVGGIFNTVNPSVYAQREKPVPLKARYMKKDLQDWARSAGLAIKMPPTVFPVNSVKAMRGCIWLGRDVVPFATAVFETYWGGDKDISQDAVLAEICRQVGIDEQKFFAGISEQGIKDQLKANTEEVVARGGFGSPTIFVDKTDMYFGNDRLPLIREALLRSKASAV, from the coding sequence ATGATCGAATTCTTCTTCGACTGCTCGAGCCCCTGGACCTATCTCGCCTTCCACAACATTCAGCCGCTCGCCAAGGAACTGGGCGCCGAGATCGTCTGGCGGCCGATCCTGGTCGGCGGCATCTTCAACACCGTCAACCCGAGCGTCTATGCGCAGCGCGAGAAGCCGGTGCCGCTGAAGGCGCGTTACATGAAGAAGGATCTTCAGGACTGGGCGCGCTCGGCAGGCCTTGCGATCAAGATGCCGCCGACGGTATTTCCCGTGAACAGCGTGAAGGCGATGCGCGGCTGCATCTGGCTCGGCAGGGACGTGGTGCCGTTCGCGACGGCCGTGTTCGAGACCTATTGGGGCGGTGACAAGGACATCTCGCAGGACGCAGTGCTTGCCGAGATCTGCAGACAAGTCGGCATCGACGAGCAGAAGTTCTTCGCGGGCATCTCGGAGCAGGGGATCAAGGATCAGCTCAAGGCCAATACGGAAGAGGTGGTCGCCCGCGGCGGCTTCGGCTCGCCGACGATCTTCGTGGACAAAACCGACATGTATTTCGGCAATGACCGCCTGCCGCTGATCCGTGAGGCGTTGCTGCGCAGCAAGGCGAGCGCGGTCTGA
- a CDS encoding methionine synthase — MLFPTTIAGSLPKPEWLAEPNMLWAPWKWQGDELLRAKRDATLIWLKIQEDAGIDIVTEGEQARQHFVHGFLEKIDGIDFAHKVEMGIRKDRYKAMVPQVVAPLRLKERVHAFEARVARTHTGKKLKFTLPGPMTIIDTIADRYYGDRVKMAFAFAELLNEEAKALQADGVDLVQFDEPAFNVYMDEVNDWGIKALERAAQGLTCTTAVHICYGYGIKANTDWKETLGAQWRQYEQIFPAIDASPIQQVAIECRNSKVPLDLLALLKSKIVQAGVIDVASDTIETAEDVVTVIDAVSKFVPKSNIIATTNCGMAPMRREIAEAKLMALGAGAALAREKLG, encoded by the coding sequence ATGCTGTTTCCAACCACGATTGCCGGCTCCTTGCCGAAGCCGGAATGGCTCGCCGAGCCCAACATGCTCTGGGCGCCCTGGAAATGGCAGGGCGACGAGCTTCTCCGTGCCAAGCGGGACGCGACGCTGATCTGGCTGAAGATCCAGGAGGATGCCGGCATCGACATCGTTACCGAGGGCGAGCAAGCCCGGCAGCATTTCGTCCACGGTTTCCTGGAGAAGATCGACGGCATCGACTTCGCCCACAAGGTCGAGATGGGCATCCGCAAGGACCGCTACAAGGCGATGGTGCCGCAGGTGGTCGCGCCGCTCCGGCTCAAGGAGCGCGTGCATGCCTTCGAGGCGCGCGTGGCGCGAACGCACACCGGGAAGAAGCTGAAGTTCACCCTGCCCGGCCCGATGACCATTATCGACACCATTGCCGATCGCTACTATGGCGATCGCGTGAAGATGGCCTTTGCCTTCGCCGAGTTGCTCAACGAGGAGGCCAAGGCATTGCAGGCCGACGGCGTCGATCTCGTGCAGTTCGACGAGCCCGCCTTCAACGTCTACATGGACGAGGTCAACGATTGGGGCATCAAGGCGCTGGAGCGCGCCGCGCAAGGCCTCACCTGCACCACTGCCGTGCACATCTGCTACGGCTACGGCATCAAGGCGAACACCGACTGGAAGGAGACGCTCGGAGCGCAGTGGCGACAGTATGAGCAGATCTTTCCGGCGATCGACGCCAGCCCGATCCAGCAGGTGGCGATCGAATGCCGCAACTCGAAAGTGCCGCTCGACCTGCTGGCGCTGCTCAAGAGCAAAATCGTGCAGGCCGGCGTGATCGACGTCGCCAGCGACACGATCGAGACCGCCGAGGACGTCGTCACGGTGATCGACGCGGTGTCGAAATTCGTACCCAAGAGCAACATCATCGCCACCACCAATTGCGGCATGGCGCCGATGCGGCGCGAAATCGCCGAAGCCAAGCTGATGGCGCTCGGCGCAGGCGCCGCGTTGGCGCGCGAGAAGCTGGGGTGA
- a CDS encoding M20 aminoacylase family protein, with the protein MPTIDRIDGYADELTAIRRDLHAHPEIGFEEVRTSGIVADKLKSWGIEVHRGLGGTGVIGVIKGKGASNKRIGLRADMDALPMEENTNLKWSSKIPGRFHGCGHDGHTTMLLGTARYLAETRNFDGTVHLIFQPAEEGLGGARAMIKDGLFEKFPCDELYGLHNAPDLNHGEIAILPGPAMAGADFFDLRITGYGAHGAMPERSKDAVIIATTLAQAIQTIVSRNVDPLQSAVISITQIHAGSAYNVIPGEAHLCGTIRTFSNEVRAMISERIRTICAGMAAAFQCEIEADIRDTFGVLVNQVEQSKVVEEVARTVVDPANVITRAQPKMGSEDFADMLQTIPGAYFWVGHDGSVPVHNPGFVLDDKILPIGASMFARIIETRMPVG; encoded by the coding sequence ATGCCCACGATCGACCGCATCGACGGCTATGCCGACGAACTCACCGCTATCAGGCGCGACCTCCACGCCCATCCCGAGATCGGCTTCGAGGAAGTTCGCACATCCGGCATCGTCGCCGACAAGCTGAAGAGCTGGGGCATCGAGGTGCATCGCGGTCTCGGCGGCACCGGCGTGATCGGCGTCATCAAGGGCAAGGGCGCGAGCAACAAGCGCATTGGCCTCCGCGCCGACATGGACGCGCTGCCGATGGAAGAGAACACCAATCTGAAATGGAGTTCGAAAATCCCCGGCCGCTTTCACGGCTGCGGCCATGACGGCCACACCACCATGCTGCTCGGCACCGCGCGCTATCTCGCCGAGACCAGGAATTTCGACGGCACCGTGCACCTGATCTTCCAGCCGGCCGAGGAAGGCCTCGGCGGCGCCCGCGCGATGATCAAGGACGGCCTGTTCGAGAAGTTTCCCTGCGACGAGCTCTACGGCCTGCACAATGCACCCGACCTCAACCACGGCGAGATCGCGATCCTGCCGGGCCCGGCGATGGCCGGCGCCGACTTCTTCGACCTCCGCATCACCGGCTATGGCGCGCATGGCGCGATGCCCGAGCGCTCGAAGGATGCGGTGATCATCGCGACCACGCTGGCGCAGGCGATCCAGACCATCGTCAGCCGCAACGTCGACCCGCTGCAATCCGCCGTCATCTCGATCACGCAGATCCATGCCGGCTCCGCCTACAACGTCATCCCCGGCGAAGCGCATCTCTGCGGCACCATCCGTACCTTCTCGAACGAAGTCCGCGCCATGATCAGCGAGCGCATCCGCACGATCTGTGCCGGTATGGCTGCCGCGTTCCAGTGCGAGATCGAAGCCGACATCCGCGACACCTTCGGCGTTCTGGTCAACCAGGTCGAGCAGTCCAAGGTGGTCGAGGAGGTCGCGCGCACCGTGGTCGATCCCGCCAACGTGATCACCCGCGCCCAGCCGAAGATGGGCAGCGAGGATTTTGCCGACATGCTGCAGACCATTCCCGGCGCCTATTTCTGGGTCGGTCATGACGGCTCGGTACCGGTGCACAATCCCGGCTTCGTGCTCGATGACAAGATCCTGCCGATCGGTGCCAGCATGTTTGCCCGCATCATCGAGACCCGCATGCCGGTAGGTTAG
- a CDS encoding alpha-E domain-containing protein, which yields MLSRTAENLYWLARYVERAEYLARTIDATLRVTALPAAYIGKTNEWDSALLTAGVAASFYRTHEEANEHNVIDYLSFAVDNPSSIRNCIEAARLNSRSVRTALTSEMWDTINSAWIELQAVWSKGSSTREDLAKFLRFVQETSLRFDGSAYRTMLRNDAYWFSRMGLHLERADNTARILDVKYHVLLPEEEHVGGPLDFYQWSSILRSVSALTAYHWVYRETLKPWLIADLLILNDTLPRSLASCYGNLVRNLDQIGVAYGRQGPAQRHARGIRNRLEHSNMNDIFQHGVHEFIQEFITDNSRLGEIITKQYLI from the coding sequence ATGCTGTCGCGTACCGCCGAAAACCTCTACTGGCTCGCCCGCTACGTCGAGCGGGCCGAATATCTCGCGCGCACCATCGATGCGACCTTGCGCGTGACCGCGCTTCCCGCCGCCTATATCGGCAAGACCAATGAATGGGACTCGGCATTGCTCACCGCCGGCGTCGCCGCCAGCTTCTATCGGACCCATGAGGAAGCCAACGAGCATAACGTGATCGACTACCTCTCGTTCGCCGTGGACAACCCCTCCTCGATCAGGAACTGCATCGAGGCGGCCCGGCTGAACTCGCGCTCGGTGCGCACCGCACTGACCAGCGAGATGTGGGACACCATCAACTCGGCCTGGATCGAGCTTCAGGCGGTCTGGAGCAAAGGCTCCTCGACGCGCGAGGACCTCGCCAAATTCCTGCGCTTCGTGCAGGAGACCTCGCTCCGATTCGACGGCTCGGCCTACCGGACCATGCTGCGCAACGACGCCTACTGGTTCTCGCGGATGGGCCTGCACTTAGAGCGCGCCGACAACACCGCGCGCATTCTCGACGTGAAATACCACGTGCTGCTGCCCGAGGAGGAGCACGTCGGCGGTCCGCTCGACTTCTATCAGTGGAGCTCGATCCTGCGCTCGGTCTCGGCGCTGACGGCCTATCACTGGGTCTATCGCGAGACGCTGAAGCCCTGGCTGATTGCGGATCTGCTCATCCTCAACGACACGCTGCCGCGCTCGCTGGCGAGCTGCTACGGCAATCTCGTGCGCAATCTCGACCAGATCGGCGTCGCCTATGGCCGCCAGGGCCCGGCCCAGCGCCACGCCCGCGGCATCCGCAACCGGCTGGAACACAGCAACATGAACGACATTTTCCAGCACGGCGTGCATGAATTCATTCAGGAATTCATCACGGACAATTCCAGGCTGGGCGAAATCATCACGAAGCAGTATTTGATCTGA
- the gpt gene encoding xanthine phosphoribosyltransferase, producing MAGNASEPSAQEKAGRPFPVSWDQFHRDCRALTWRLNEVGPFHAVIAITRGGLVPAAIVARELGVRVIDTVCIASYDHDKQGELQVLKGISDAAMKLGGGTGKGLLIVDDLVDTGKTGRLVREMLPDAHFATVYAKPKGRPLVDTFITEVSQDTWIFFPWDTALSYHPPLRDGAA from the coding sequence ATGGCAGGTAACGCATCGGAACCGAGCGCGCAGGAGAAGGCGGGCCGGCCCTTTCCGGTCTCATGGGACCAGTTCCACCGGGACTGCCGGGCGCTGACCTGGCGGCTCAACGAGGTCGGTCCGTTCCACGCGGTGATCGCGATCACGCGTGGGGGCCTCGTGCCGGCCGCGATCGTGGCGCGCGAGCTCGGCGTGCGCGTGATCGATACGGTCTGTATCGCGAGCTACGATCACGACAAGCAGGGCGAGCTTCAGGTCCTCAAGGGGATTTCCGACGCGGCGATGAAGCTTGGCGGCGGCACCGGCAAGGGCCTGTTGATCGTCGACGACCTCGTCGACACCGGCAAGACCGGCAGGCTGGTGCGCGAGATGCTGCCGGATGCGCATTTTGCCACCGTCTACGCCAAGCCGAAGGGCCGACCGCTGGTCGACACCTTCATCACGGAAGTCTCGCAGGATACATGGATCTTCTTTCCCTGGGACACTGCGCTGTCCTATCACCCGCCGCTGCGCGACGGCGCGGCGTGA
- a CDS encoding molybdopterin-binding protein: MSEIVTAGILVIGDEILSGRTKDKNIGFIAEYLTNIGIDLKEVRVVSDDEADIIAALDALRHRYTYVFTTGGIGPTHDDITADSVAKAFGVGIDHHPQVVARFRERWSEQDLNEARLRMARIPDGAELIQSATILAPGFKIGNVIVMAGVPSIMQAMMDIVSPKLKSGVRMLSDTVRANAREGDIGGPLRAIAAAHPDTIIGSYPFMDEDSKPNTNLVVRSRDPEKLAAAMAAVKEMLAGLNITR, encoded by the coding sequence ATGAGCGAGATCGTCACGGCGGGCATTCTGGTCATTGGGGACGAAATCCTGTCCGGCCGGACCAAGGACAAGAATATCGGCTTCATCGCCGAATACCTGACCAACATCGGCATCGATCTGAAGGAGGTCCGGGTCGTCTCCGACGACGAGGCCGACATCATCGCTGCCCTGGATGCGCTGCGGCATCGCTACACCTACGTCTTCACCACCGGCGGCATCGGGCCGACCCATGACGACATCACCGCCGACAGCGTCGCCAAGGCGTTCGGCGTCGGCATCGACCACCATCCGCAGGTGGTCGCCCGTTTCCGCGAGCGCTGGAGCGAACAGGACCTCAACGAGGCCCGCCTGCGCATGGCCCGCATTCCCGATGGTGCCGAGCTGATCCAGAGTGCGACCATTCTCGCCCCCGGCTTCAAGATCGGCAATGTCATCGTCATGGCGGGCGTGCCGTCGATCATGCAGGCAATGATGGACATCGTCTCGCCCAAGCTGAAGTCGGGCGTGCGCATGCTTTCCGACACGGTGCGCGCCAACGCGCGCGAGGGCGACATCGGCGGTCCGCTGCGGGCGATCGCCGCCGCCCATCCCGACACCATCATCGGCAGCTATCCCTTCATGGACGAGGACTCGAAACCGAACACCAATCTGGTGGTGCGCTCGCGTGATCCGGAGAAGCTGGCGGCAGCGATGGCTGCGGTGAAGGAGATGCTGGCGGGATTGAACATCACCCGGTAG
- a CDS encoding amidase: MHKKSVEEPVTSLHDLSAVDLIAGYRAKQFSPSEVLDDVLAHVAAWEPHLKALYAFDPEGAREAAKASTARWTGGEPSGALDGVPVTVKDNIATKGVPVPLGAASVKLVPAGKDAPPAARLREAGAIIFAKTTMPDYGMLSSGLSSFHPLARNPWDLSKNPGGSSAGAGAAAAAGYGPLHLGTDIGGSIRLPAAWCGLVGLKPSFGRVPIDPSYVGRVAGPMARTVDDCALMMSVIAKPDRRDGMSLPAEPLNWRGLEKSPRKLRIGLMLDAGVGLTLEKPVREVAVKAAKAFESAGSVVTEVDGILTREMLDGLDNFWRARIWDDLSKLAPAEQAKVLPYIFTWGESGAKLSGVDVIRGFNQTMAIRAAAGKLFCELDYVISPTAPNVNFPAEWASPTNDPMKPFEHIAYTVPWNMSENPAISVNGGFDAKGFPIGVQIVGRRFDDIGVLGMAKAFEGLRGTQRPWPSPPAN, encoded by the coding sequence ATGCACAAAAAGAGCGTCGAAGAGCCCGTTACCTCGCTGCACGATCTGTCCGCGGTCGATTTGATCGCGGGCTATCGCGCCAAACAGTTCTCGCCGAGCGAGGTGCTGGACGACGTGCTCGCGCACGTCGCGGCGTGGGAGCCGCATCTGAAGGCGCTCTATGCATTCGATCCCGAGGGCGCGCGCGAGGCTGCGAAGGCCTCGACCGCGCGCTGGACGGGTGGCGAGCCGTCAGGTGCGCTCGACGGCGTGCCTGTCACGGTGAAAGACAACATCGCCACGAAAGGCGTGCCGGTGCCGCTCGGCGCGGCCAGCGTCAAGCTCGTGCCCGCCGGGAAGGATGCCCCGCCCGCCGCGCGGCTGCGCGAGGCCGGCGCGATCATCTTCGCCAAGACCACGATGCCCGATTACGGCATGCTGTCCTCGGGGCTCTCCAGTTTCCACCCACTCGCGCGCAATCCCTGGGATCTCTCCAAGAATCCCGGAGGCTCCAGCGCGGGTGCTGGCGCTGCCGCCGCGGCCGGCTATGGCCCGCTGCATCTCGGCACCGATATCGGCGGCTCGATCCGCCTGCCGGCCGCTTGGTGTGGCCTCGTCGGCCTGAAGCCGAGCTTCGGCCGCGTGCCGATCGATCCCAGCTATGTCGGCCGCGTCGCCGGCCCGATGGCCCGCACGGTCGACGATTGCGCGCTAATGATGAGCGTGATCGCAAAACCCGACCGGCGCGACGGCATGAGCCTGCCCGCCGAGCCGCTCAACTGGAGAGGCCTGGAGAAGTCTCCGCGCAAACTCCGGATCGGGTTGATGCTCGATGCCGGCGTCGGCCTGACGCTGGAGAAGCCGGTGCGCGAGGTCGCGGTGAAAGCGGCCAAGGCGTTCGAATCCGCAGGCAGCGTCGTCACCGAAGTCGATGGCATCCTCACCCGCGAGATGCTCGATGGCCTCGACAATTTTTGGCGTGCGCGGATATGGGACGATCTGTCCAAGCTGGCGCCGGCCGAGCAGGCCAAGGTGCTGCCCTATATCTTCACGTGGGGCGAGTCGGGCGCCAAGCTGTCGGGCGTCGACGTCATCCGCGGCTTCAACCAGACTATGGCGATCCGCGCCGCGGCAGGAAAGCTGTTCTGCGAGCTCGATTATGTGATTTCGCCGACGGCACCGAACGTGAATTTTCCGGCGGAATGGGCCTCGCCGACCAACGATCCGATGAAGCCGTTCGAGCACATCGCCTATACCGTGCCGTGGAATATGTCGGAGAACCCGGCCATCTCCGTCAACGGCGGCTTCGACGCCAAGGGTTTTCCGATCGGCGTGCAAATCGTCGGCCGCCGCTTCGACGATATCGGCGTACTCGGCATGGCCAAGGCCTTTGAAGGTTTGCGCGGTACGCAGCGGCCCTGGCCGTCGCCGCCGGCTAATTAA